Within Catenulispora sp. GP43, the genomic segment GCTGCCGGTGTGGGTGAATCGGACCCGGGTGATGCCCGCCGGCGCGGCGTCGACCAGCGCGCGGGCGTAGTCCACCGCGACCGGGACCGCCTGCTCCCAGCGCATCGTGCACACGAACGGCAGTTCCCGGGCCTGCTGGTACATGGCCTGCGCGATGTCCTCGCGGCTGTAGCCGAGGTTCATGTTGCCGATGCCGGAGCGCGCGTCCAGGCAACGGTTCCCTTGGGCGTCGACGAGCCAGGAGCCCTCGCCGCGCACCCACATGTCGTCCGGGCCGGCCTGGCCGAGCACGAAGCCCATCGGGGCGAAGCCGTGCCAGAAGGGGTGGGTCGCCGGGTCGAAGGTCGTTCTGCTGTCCGTAGTCGTTCTGCTGTCCGCAGTCACAGGGTCCCTTATGTCCGCCGGGGCCGCCGACCGTCAAGGGAGCGGCCCGCCATTGCGGCTCATCCGTTGCCCGCCCGACGATCGGCCGGTGACCGTCACCGTCGAGCAGCCCCGAACCCGGCGTGAGCTGACCGCCTTCCTGCGCTTCGCCGACGAGGCGAACGCCGAGCGCACGGCCTCCTGGCCGGTGCTGACCCCGATGCAACTGCCCTTCGTCTCGGGACAGGGCCCTGATGCGCACGAGCGCGAGGTACGGCCGCTGGTGGCCCGCCAGGACGGCCGGACCGTGGCCCGGGTCGTCGCCGTCGACGACGGCGCCCACCGGCGGCGCTGGGCCGACGGCGTGGGGCACCTGAGCCTGTTCGAGGCGCTGCCCGGGCGGGTCGAGGCGGTCAGGACCCTGATGGACGACGCCTGCGACTGGCTGCGCTCGCGCGGGGCCACGGCGGCGCGCGCCGGCTTGGGGGCCGGACCGGATCTGCCGTTCGTCGTCGACGACTACCTCTCGCTGCCGCCGCTGCCGGTGCGGCACAACCCGCCCGGCTACCACACGCTGCTGCACGAGGCCGGGTTCGGCGTGGAGAAGTCCTGTCTGGACTACGTCGCCGAGGCGACGCCGGAGCTGGTGGCGCGGTGGGAGCGGCTCGTCGAGGACGCGGCGGCCCGCGGATTCCGGATGGTGCCGCTGGGCGAGGTCGCCCCGGAGCGGCGGATCGAGGACTTCGGCGGGACGTGGAACGAGGCGTTCGCCGACAGCTGGGGCATGACGCCGACCCCGGCCGAGGAGTTCGAGCAGACCTTCGCCTTCGCCGGGCCCCGCGGCATGGACGACTTCTCGGTGGTGGCCTACCTCGGCGGCCGGCCGATGGGGGTGGCCTCGTGCGGGCCGACGCTGTCCGGTCTGGCCAGGCTGGCGCCCGGCCGGGTGCTGGCGCCGTGGGAGGGGCTGCGCTTCTTCGGCGTCGGGGTCCGCGCACAGATGCGCGGCCAAGGCCTGGGTCTGGCCTTGACCGCGCAGTCCTTTCTGGCTCAGTACCGGATGGGGGCCACGCACCTGGGGTACACGATGGTGCTGGCGGACAACTGGGCTTCGCGGCGTACCGCCGAGCGGCTCGGGGCGCGGATCCGGGCGACGTACCTGATCTACCGGCGGGATTTCCGCTGACAGAAACGGTTCAGGCGCGCGCCCGGGATCCGGGTGCTTGGTGCTTGGTGCTCGGGCTCAGGGGCTCGGTGCTCAGCTCACTCCGAGGCCGTGGCCTCGAACCAGGTCTTGGTCTCGGCCGGCGAGGCCGGGGCCGACAGGTCCAGGAACGTCATGTGCGACTTCGCGGTGGCCACGATCTCGCCCTCGCGGGTCCACAGCGTCGCGTGCGCCCCGATCAGGCCGTCGGCGGCGGCGCTGCCCACGCCCTCGATCAGCAGCCACTCCGAGTCCGGCGCGAAGTTGTGGAACTCCACCGTCAGGTCCAGCGTCGGCGCCACGAACGGCAGCGGCGGGGTGAAGGGGGTGGCCACGGTCGGGAACTGCGACACGTCGGAGATGATCAGGTAGCGGCAGGCCTCCATCCACGGGTCGGGGTACGTGGCGCCGTTCATGAACCGGTCCCAGGCCCGGATCCGGGCGTGCCGCTTGGGCGCGAGCTTGAGCTCCTCCTTGCTCAGGCCCTCGGGCACCTCGACCGTGTGCCCGAGCCGGACCGGCCGGATCTCGAAGTTCTTCCAGAACGGCTCGTCGCCCATCATGGCGATCACGTCGTCGTCCAGCACGATGTTGGGCAGGTCGTCCGGCGGCGGCACCTCCGGCGGCGCGAGCCAGCTGACGTGCGGCCCGTACCCGCCGGTGGGCACGGCCCAGATGAGCGCGGCCAGGATGGTCTTGCCCTCCTGGATCATCCGCACCTCGAACGACTCGGACTGCTCGGTGTCGCGCAGCTTGGCGACTTCGATGTCGACCGGGCCGAACTGGGCCTCGGCCAGGTAGTGACAGGTCAGGCTGGCGGGCCGGGCCAGGTTGCTCTCCGCCCGGGCGGCCTGGAGCGCGATCGACGCGAGGTAGCCTCCGACGGGCACCCACATCTTCCACTCCGTGGACACCTCGCCGCGGTACTTCCCGTCTCCGACGCGTTGAACTGCTGTCTGTTCTTCGAGTGTGGGCATGCGACGTTTGTACTGAGACGGGGCTCGAGTGTGGAAGCTCCACAGTTGCTCGGCACTCAAGCGGGCGGGGGGCAGCCGCGCAGCGCGAAATCAGCCAAGCGGCGGCGGCGACCGGCGACCGGCGAATGGCGAGCGGCGAGCGGCGAGCAGCGAATGACGATCAGCAGACAGCAGGACGCGGCCCGGAACCTGCTCGCCGATCGGGCCGGGCCGGCTGCGTGCACAGTCGCTACGTGGCCGCCGTCGCCCCCCGCAGCTGCGGCAGCACCTCCGTGGCCAGCAGCCCCATGCTCTCCTCGGCCAAGGCGGCCGGCATGCCGCCGTGGTCGAACATCGTCAGGTAGCCGTCCAGGCCGAGCATCTCCGAGATCTGCCCCATCTTGTCCGCGACCTCCGCCGGGCTGCCACAGATCGAAGGCCCGGCGATCAGGTCCTCGAAGGCCGGGATGCCGAACTCCGAGCGTCCCCGGCCGACGTTCATGCCGCCCCAGGGCATCAGGGTGCCCATCAGCCAGGAGAAGTAGTTCATGTGGTACGGCCGCCAGCGCTCCCGGGCCTGCTGGGAGGTGGCGGCGACGTGGACGTGGCTGCACAGGCCGAGCCGGGAGGCCGCCGCGCCGTACCCGGAGGCCTCGGCGCGTTCCCGGTAGCGGGAGGCCAGGGGGCGGAACACCGACGGCGGCGGGACCAGCGCGGGCAGGATGAGGCCGAAGCCGCCGTCCGCGGCGGTGTCCACGGATCCGAACGAGGATCCGCCGGCGATCCACAGCGGCGGCCGCGGCCCCTGCGGCGGCGTGGGCCGCAGCACCACGTCCTGCAGGGCACTGCGGTACTCACCCTTCCACGTGACCGGCCGCCCCGACCAGAGCTCGACCAGCAGCCCCAGCTTCTCCTCGAAGATCTCCCGGGAGGCGTCCGGGTCCAGGCCGAAGTCCGTGTACGTGCGGCGCAGCAGTCCGCGGCCGACGACCAGCTCCAGCCGGCCGCCGGAGAGCA encodes:
- a CDS encoding thioesterase family protein, with product MPTLEEQTAVQRVGDGKYRGEVSTEWKMWVPVGGYLASIALQAARAESNLARPASLTCHYLAEAQFGPVDIEVAKLRDTEQSESFEVRMIQEGKTILAALIWAVPTGGYGPHVSWLAPPEVPPPDDLPNIVLDDDVIAMMGDEPFWKNFEIRPVRLGHTVEVPEGLSKEELKLAPKRHARIRAWDRFMNGATYPDPWMEACRYLIISDVSQFPTVATPFTPPLPFVAPTLDLTVEFHNFAPDSEWLLIEGVGSAAADGLIGAHATLWTREGEIVATAKSHMTFLDLSAPASPAETKTWFEATASE
- a CDS encoding N-acetyltransferase family protein produces the protein MTVTVEQPRTRRELTAFLRFADEANAERTASWPVLTPMQLPFVSGQGPDAHEREVRPLVARQDGRTVARVVAVDDGAHRRRWADGVGHLSLFEALPGRVEAVRTLMDDACDWLRSRGATAARAGLGAGPDLPFVVDDYLSLPPLPVRHNPPGYHTLLHEAGFGVEKSCLDYVAEATPELVARWERLVEDAAARGFRMVPLGEVAPERRIEDFGGTWNEAFADSWGMTPTPAEEFEQTFAFAGPRGMDDFSVVAYLGGRPMGVASCGPTLSGLARLAPGRVLAPWEGLRFFGVGVRAQMRGQGLGLALTAQSFLAQYRMGATHLGYTMVLADNWASRRTAERLGARIRATYLIYRRDFR
- a CDS encoding LLM class flavin-dependent oxidoreductase translates to MRPVTYGVLTLGDNLADPHTGATLPVEQRYREIVGLAVRAEELGFDGFYVGEHHFCDYTVASPAVLLAMIAARTERIRLGTGVALLPNHDPVRTAEDYATLDVLSGGRLELVVGRGLLRRTYTDFGLDPDASREIFEEKLGLLVELWSGRPVTWKGEYRSALQDVVLRPTPPQGPRPPLWIAGGSSFGSVDTAADGGFGLILPALVPPPSVFRPLASRYRERAEASGYGAAASRLGLCSHVHVAATSQQARERWRPYHMNYFSWLMGTLMPWGGMNVGRGRSEFGIPAFEDLIAGPSICGSPAEVADKMGQISEMLGLDGYLTMFDHGGMPAALAEESMGLLATEVLPQLRGATAAT